The [Pantoea] beijingensis genomic sequence GTTGTCGGGACGCTCGAGAACGGACCCGGACCGATCATTGGGCTGCGGGCGGATATGGATGCCCTACCGATTACCGAACTGGGCGAGCCGATACATAAATCCACAACTCCGGGCGTAATGCACGCCTGTGGTCACGATGGTCACACCGCTATTCTACTGGCAACGGCGCAACGGCTAAGTGAAACCCGTCGCTTTAAGGGAACGGTACATTTTGTTTTTCAGCCCGCCGAAGAGAACCTTGGCGGCGCGCGTAAAATGGTCGAAGAAGGCCTGTTCACGCTGTTTCCTATGGATGAAATTTATGGGTTACATAACTGGCCGGGGCTGCCGGTAGGACATGTTGCCGTGAATAGCGGCGCGATGATGGCTTCACTGGACGCCTTCGAAATTACGCTGAACGGAAAAAGCTGCCATGCGGCCATGCCTGAAAACGGGGCCGACCCTGTCGTGACCGCGGCTGAGCTTATTCTGGCACTACAAACCATCCCTTCGCGTCGCTTATCACCGCTGGCCTCTGCTGTGGTGAGCATCACGCAAATTAACGGTGGAGAAGCGATAAATGTTATTCCCGAGCAGGTTACGCTGCGCGGGACTGTCCGCTGCTTGCAAGATGAAGTCCGCAGTAAAGTACGAACGTTGATTGATGATTTTGTGGCAACGCTACCGGTACCGTTTGGCGTGGAAGGATCGATTGTCTGGTATCCGGGGTATCCGGTCACGGCCAATCATCTCCAGCCTGCTCTTAACGTCCGTGATGCGGCATCAGGTATTTACGCTGCCGAGAATGTTCACTGGGAAGTCAATCCCTCAATGGCTTCCGAAGATTTCGCCTGCATGCTGGAAGCCTGTGCCGGCGCCTATTTCTGGATCGGTGCTGATGGCACGACGCCATCACAACCGCTGCATAACGCCCACTATGACTTCAATGATGCGCTGATCGAACAGGGAATTAAAATCTGGTGCCAACTTATTGAGCAGCGAATGCCGGTAAGCCAGTAAAATAGCGACGTATTAGTCATATTGACTCAACGGGTTTTGCCTGTCTGACCGGCGGGCAGAAGCCATTTTCACCCGCCGATTTTCAGAATCCGGCCTGTTCAATAATGGCCAGTCCCGCCTCAATATTTGCAGCCTCTGCGGCTGCAACCAGGCAGCAGGCCACTTGCAGACGCAATGATTGCGGCACCGCAATGTCTTTATTTATCACACGCTGTATCCAGGTGGCGGTAACATCTGCGTCTTTCGATACAGGCAATGCATCATCAATCGTATTTTCTTCCTGGCGCGGCAGTAAAACCAGGGGTTCCACATCGTTCCCAGGGATCAGATTTATCGCAGGACAGCGCTGCGGATTGGCATAAACCTCACCTTCTGTTCCATTCAGCAGCAGCGCAGGAGCCCCGATAGCGCTAAAAAAGGCGCCAACGCGGGCCACATACTCCGGATGAGAGACACTGGAAAGACGCAGCGCAGCCGCTTCTTCAAACGGTGTGGCCAGTTTGGCCAAGGTATGCGCGCTATTCCGCACGCCCATCCGCCAGCGCAGCGAGAGCTGCTTCGCCAGCGGCGGACAGAGCGTTTCTATCGAGATAAATACTGGCCTGCCCGCATTGAGATGCTGTTGAGCTTGTTGGGCATCGTTCGCAGGCATTATGCCCAACGCGGCAAATACCGTCTCACTGGTTATACGCGTTGGATCGTCGCTGACGCCATGTACCACAACCGGAAACCCCAGCGCCGATAAGAGTAACGCCAGCAATGGCGTCAGGTTCGCCTGCTTACGCGCCCCATTGTAGCTGGGAATAACGATCGGCTTTAGCTTCGAAGGAGGCGGAGTCAGGCGCATCATCTGCTGCTGCATCGCCTGATAAAACCCGAGCATTTCAGCCTCGCCTTCACCTTTAATACGCAGTGCAACCAGGATACCGCCGAGCTCAAGATCCGGGACGTCGCCCAGTAACATCTGCTGATAAAGCATACGTGCCGTGTCAATATCAACGTCTCTGGCGTGATTTTTCCCACGCCCAATCTCTTTAATAATTTTAGTGTAATCCATCGCTCTATTCGTCTCCCCGTTCTGATGCATTGCCAGCAGACATGGTTGCCACAGCCCGCGCTAACGTCGCCGCGTTGGCTTTTTCACGCCGCTATCGTGGTTCACCTGCGGCGGTTTTCCCTCCGGCATCGGAGGCTGTTCAATGGGAAATACCGGTAATGCGGCCAACAGGCGTGGCCCATAACCTTTGCTGATAAGACGACGATCGTAAATCACGATTTCACCAAAACATTCGTGACTTCGGATCAACCGTCCCACCTGCTGAATGAGATTAAACGAAGCGCTGGGTAAACTTTGCACCTCGAACGGATAGCGGTTCAGACTTTTCAACCATTCGCCTTCCGTCAAAATTACCGGACTGTCCACCGGTGGGAAAGCGATTTTATGGATATGCACCTGAGACAGAAGATCGCCTTTCAGATCTAATCCTTCGGCAAAGGATTGTAACCCAACCAGAATGCTGGTCTGCCCTTGCTGAACACGTTTACGGTGCAACTCTACCAGCCGGGATCGCGGCTTATCCCCCTGTACCAGCATAGACAGACGTAAATCCGTCACGTGCGTAAGGAATTGCTGCATTGCCCGACCGCTGGCAAACAGCACCAGAATACCTTTGTGCGTATCACCAGCAATTTGCTGACGGAAAAAATGCGCCATCTCCGCCAGATGCGCCGCTTCGTTCGCCATCATAGGCTCGTAGCGCATTTGCGGGATGATCAGCTTACCCTGTTCCTGATGGTTAAAGGGAGAGTCCAGCGCAACAAAACGATCGCCGATTTTTTCATTAAGGCCCGACATCTCCTGCAGGCGGTTAAAACTATTCAGTGAGCGTAAGGTTGCTGAGGTCACTACCACATGTGGCACCTTGCGCCACAGCAGTTTTTCCAACTGATCGCTCACGCGAATACCCGCGCAGTGCAGCGAAAGATGCACATTGCCGTCGCGTAACTCGCGCGTCACCCACTTGGAAACAGGCGCACCTGAGGCCTTTTCCATGGCGGCCAGGCGCCATAATTTGGTTACAGACTCAAACCAGCCAAAAGCGCGGTTCATTTGCAACAGCGTGCGATGCAGGCGTACCACATCATACTGGCCTGTCTTCTCACTGAGATCGTTAAGTAGCGCTTCCGCAAGCCCGCGCAATGCATCGCTTAGCTTAAATAACCGCGCACAAATCGTCAGTACCTCTTCCGGCAATACCCCCATTTCAAACCGGAATTCCCCCGCACGGTTATCGTGCGGCAAATAGTGGGCAAAAATCTGTGATAACAGCTGTAGCTGCTCACGCAGCTCTTCACAATGGCCTTTTAGCCTGTCAACATTCGCCAGCGATGGCGGTGATTTGGGGCGAAATTGCGCCATGCACTGTTCCACCAGCCGCACAAAGAGGTCAAGCTGAATGCTGGTCCAGCCCGGCGTGATCTCGCCGCTCATCTCCAACGCATCGCGGGCTACATCAGGCAGGTGGTGTCCTTCATCCAGTACCAGTAACAGATTTTTAGGCGGAGGTAATACCGATTCTGTCTCCAGCGCCGCCATCACCAGCGCATGGTTGGCAACCACCACATCGGCGTTTTCAATCTCCCGTCGGGCCACAAAGAAAGGGCATTCCCGAAACCAGTGGCAATTACGCCCCAGGCAGTTGGCTTTGTCAGTGCTTAAACGCTGCCAGAGCGAATCGTCTATCGCTTCATCACTGTGGTCACGCAGACCATCCCATTGATAGCGATCGAGTGATTTTTGCAGCGTAACGCAAATAGCGCGTTCGTCTTTGCTGGCAGTGAATGCATCATCGAGGAACAGCAGCAAATCTCCTTGCCGATCCGGATCGGTGCCCAATGCGGAGAGATTGCGCGGGCAGACATAGCGCCCACGCCCAAATGCGGCGGTAAATTTTAGATCGGGAATAATTTTCTTTAACAGCGGCAAATCTTTACTAAATATTTGATCCTGAAGAGCAACATTAGCCGTACTCACCACCAGCGGCTTTTCCTCTGCACGACTAATAGCAATACCGGGAATCAGATATGCCAATGTTTTTCCTACGCCAGTAGGAGCCTCAATGGCCAGATGTCGTGCATCGCCTCCGGCCAGCGTTTTTGCGACTTCAGCAATCATCTGACGCTGGGGAGCTCGGGGGATAAAATCAGGGACCTGCTGCTGCAGTGCTTTATACCACTGACCAATTTGCGCTTTAATTGTGGAGGTTAGCATTTATCTTATGTTTTGTTTTATATCAACGGGTTGCTAATTTATGAGTCTATATTGCGCGCAACGAATAATCACAAAACACCGCATTGCACTACCGAAAATACAGAATGGGTAACAGCTTAACGGCAGCAGTTTACCATACATTGAATAGCGTCTCCCAAATCGATAGCGCAGCAGCAGGGTGTTACCAAAGTCAGAAACGATATATCGTTTATTAGAACCGCGATCATTGGCTTTAAACCACATGACGCGACAAAGCCTGACCTTAGTGAGACGAAAAACAGCATTATGCTGTGGTGGTCGGTATCATCGGCCTTACACAAATTGCCCCTGCCATGCCGAAAATAACCGGACTGCTGACACCAATCTCCGGATAAAGCTTGTTTACCCCGCGTCCTGCCGTTATCGGCGTGATATCACCTCTGAACGCGAATGCGCGCTTATTTTATCCATTTATACATAATCGTTGTCGCATCAAGCACGCCCTCTGTTGAACGTGCGTAACCCGGGATCTGCCCTGCCACTATCCAGCCGAGCGATACATATAATTTTTCAGCGATATCGCCGCTGCGCGTATCTAACACCAGCAAGGTTTTACCTGCTTCAAGGGCGATTATTTCAGCTTTTTTCATTAACTGATATGCAACGCCTTGACGTCGGATATCTGGGTTAACCAGCAGTTTTGCAATTTCAGCACGATGCGTACCATTCGGCATCATCCCGATCGCAACAGTGACCGTGCCAATAATTTTCCCCTGCTTTCGCGCAACCAGAAGTTGTTTTTCGCCACTGGCGATATCGGCGATCACTCCCTGCCAAAAACGCCTCATAGAGGCCAAATCAGCCGCATCAGTAAAACCTACGCTGGCACCTTCTGCAACGCAGTTAGCTAAAACCTGACACAGTGATGCTTGCTCCCGCTGAGCTTGCTCATGGTTTAATCGTTGGTATTCAATCATCGGCATACCACCAAGACATAACGTGCAGCCGCGTTCGGTGCATAGAAACAAGACTGTCCATAAAGGTGAAAACGCAGGCAATCCCCGACCGCCAGCCGCCAGTGTCGATCATTCATGGTAATCTCCAACTCGCCTTCAAGCAGCCAGATATGCTGCTCAAGCCCAGCCACAGAGGGTACATCGTACTCAATACGCGCGCCCGCACGTAAGCGGCCTTCTACAATTTCTGCACGAAACGCTGCGGCTGGCGGGGAGAGTCCGCGACGTTCAAAACCCGTGTTAATGTCAATCCAAACCGGCTGCTGAGCCGGTGGTAAATGGTGTGGCGCATCGTCTTCAACCTCACTCAGCAAACGGGACATTGTCAACCCGTAGGCGGCACAAAGTTTATTGAGCAATGACGCTGTAGGACTGGTTTCGGCGCGTTCAATACGCGACAGCGAAGCACGGCTAATACCGGCGATCGTCGATAGTGTTTCAAGTGACCAACCCTGCGCCACTCTCAACTCTGATAAACGTAATGCCAGCCGCTGTTCAGTCTCAGTGAGTTGCGCCATAAAATCTCATTAACGGGAACTTTTCTCATAATTGAGATTTGCGTTTTTCAGCCTCAAAAGCAACCTATACAAATGCAATTTTATTGTACAATGTTGATTGAC encodes the following:
- a CDS encoding helix-turn-helix domain-containing protein, which produces MAQLTETEQRLALRLSELRVAQGWSLETLSTIAGISRASLSRIERAETSPTASLLNKLCAAYGLTMSRLLSEVEDDAPHHLPPAQQPVWIDINTGFERRGLSPPAAAFRAEIVEGRLRAGARIEYDVPSVAGLEQHIWLLEGELEITMNDRHWRLAVGDCLRFHLYGQSCFYAPNAAARYVLVVCR
- a CDS encoding GNAT family N-acetyltransferase, coding for MIEYQRLNHEQAQREQASLCQVLANCVAEGASVGFTDAADLASMRRFWQGVIADIASGEKQLLVARKQGKIIGTVTVAIGMMPNGTHRAEIAKLLVNPDIRRQGVAYQLMKKAEIIALEAGKTLLVLDTRSGDIAEKLYVSLGWIVAGQIPGYARSTEGVLDATTIMYKWIK
- a CDS encoding M20 aminoacylase family protein, coding for MTIPLTLIEDAIGWRRQLHAQPELGYQEVHTSRMVAEQLRRFGLQVHVGLAGTGVVGTLENGPGPIIGLRADMDALPITELGEPIHKSTTPGVMHACGHDGHTAILLATAQRLSETRRFKGTVHFVFQPAEENLGGARKMVEEGLFTLFPMDEIYGLHNWPGLPVGHVAVNSGAMMASLDAFEITLNGKSCHAAMPENGADPVVTAAELILALQTIPSRRLSPLASAVVSITQINGGEAINVIPEQVTLRGTVRCLQDEVRSKVRTLIDDFVATLPVPFGVEGSIVWYPGYPVTANHLQPALNVRDAASGIYAAENVHWEVNPSMASEDFACMLEACAGAYFWIGADGTTPSQPLHNAHYDFNDALIEQGIKIWCQLIEQRMPVSQ
- the ybiB gene encoding DNA-binding protein YbiB, whose product is MDYTKIIKEIGRGKNHARDVDIDTARMLYQQMLLGDVPDLELGGILVALRIKGEGEAEMLGFYQAMQQQMMRLTPPPSKLKPIVIPSYNGARKQANLTPLLALLLSALGFPVVVHGVSDDPTRITSETVFAALGIMPANDAQQAQQHLNAGRPVFISIETLCPPLAKQLSLRWRMGVRNSAHTLAKLATPFEEAAALRLSSVSHPEYVARVGAFFSAIGAPALLLNGTEGEVYANPQRCPAINLIPGNDVEPLVLLPRQEENTIDDALPVSKDADVTATWIQRVINKDIAVPQSLRLQVACCLVAAAEAANIEAGLAIIEQAGF
- the dinG gene encoding ATP-dependent DNA helicase DinG gives rise to the protein MLTSTIKAQIGQWYKALQQQVPDFIPRAPQRQMIAEVAKTLAGGDARHLAIEAPTGVGKTLAYLIPGIAISRAEEKPLVVSTANVALQDQIFSKDLPLLKKIIPDLKFTAAFGRGRYVCPRNLSALGTDPDRQGDLLLFLDDAFTASKDERAICVTLQKSLDRYQWDGLRDHSDEAIDDSLWQRLSTDKANCLGRNCHWFRECPFFVARREIENADVVVANHALVMAALETESVLPPPKNLLLVLDEGHHLPDVARDALEMSGEITPGWTSIQLDLFVRLVEQCMAQFRPKSPPSLANVDRLKGHCEELREQLQLLSQIFAHYLPHDNRAGEFRFEMGVLPEEVLTICARLFKLSDALRGLAEALLNDLSEKTGQYDVVRLHRTLLQMNRAFGWFESVTKLWRLAAMEKASGAPVSKWVTRELRDGNVHLSLHCAGIRVSDQLEKLLWRKVPHVVVTSATLRSLNSFNRLQEMSGLNEKIGDRFVALDSPFNHQEQGKLIIPQMRYEPMMANEAAHLAEMAHFFRQQIAGDTHKGILVLFASGRAMQQFLTHVTDLRLSMLVQGDKPRSRLVELHRKRVQQGQTSILVGLQSFAEGLDLKGDLLSQVHIHKIAFPPVDSPVILTEGEWLKSLNRYPFEVQSLPSASFNLIQQVGRLIRSHECFGEIVIYDRRLISKGYGPRLLAALPVFPIEQPPMPEGKPPQVNHDSGVKKPTRRR